The following are encoded in a window of Qipengyuania soli genomic DNA:
- the purH gene encoding bifunctional phosphoribosylaminoimidazolecarboxamide formyltransferase/IMP cyclohydrolase — translation MTDVAIKRALLSVSDKTGLAELGQALAAKGVELVSTGGTAKALRDAGLEVRDVSDLTGFPEMMDGRVKTLHPMVHGGLLAVRDNPEHAVAMAEHAIGAIDLVVVNLYPFVQTVMRGASRDEIIENIDIGGPSMVRSAAKNHQFVTIVTDPADYPTLIAELEATGATTLDFRRNCAAKAFSATAAYDSMISQWFAFADQQQLFPDMLAVNGNRVTELRYGENPHQKAALYTPVGPHGRGIAQAEQLQGKELSYNNYNDADAALELCAEFRGQDPAVVIVKHANPCGVAQANTLLDAWNEALHCDSVSAFGGIVAVNTELDGPTAEAICEIFTEVVIAPSVSEEAKAAFAKKKNLRLLVTGELPDPRRGGLAIKPITGGLLVQSRDNGAITAEELKVVTKRAPTEQELKDCLFAWTVARHVKSNAIVYAKDGATAGIGAGQMNRRDSSRIAAMKAAEAAEKYGWPQSRAVGSAVASDAFFPFADGLLAAAEAGATAIIQPGGSIRDDEVIAAADEAGLAMVFTGMRHFRH, via the coding sequence ATGACCGACGTAGCGATCAAGCGGGCACTGCTCTCGGTGTCCGACAAGACCGGCTTGGCGGAACTGGGGCAGGCTCTGGCAGCCAAGGGCGTCGAACTGGTCTCGACCGGCGGCACCGCCAAGGCGCTGCGCGACGCGGGCCTCGAAGTGCGCGACGTTTCGGACCTGACCGGCTTCCCCGAAATGATGGACGGGCGGGTGAAGACGCTCCACCCGATGGTCCATGGCGGCCTTCTCGCCGTGCGCGACAATCCCGAGCATGCTGTGGCGATGGCCGAACATGCGATTGGCGCGATCGACCTCGTCGTTGTCAATCTCTACCCCTTCGTCCAGACCGTCATGCGCGGCGCCTCGCGTGATGAGATCATCGAGAACATCGATATCGGCGGCCCCTCGATGGTCCGCTCGGCAGCCAAGAACCACCAGTTCGTGACCATCGTCACCGACCCGGCGGATTACCCGACGCTGATCGCCGAACTGGAAGCCACCGGTGCCACCACGCTCGACTTCCGCCGCAATTGCGCGGCCAAGGCCTTCAGCGCAACCGCTGCCTATGATTCGATGATCAGCCAGTGGTTCGCCTTCGCCGACCAGCAGCAGCTCTTCCCCGACATGCTCGCTGTGAACGGTAACCGCGTTACCGAACTGCGTTATGGCGAGAATCCGCACCAGAAAGCGGCGCTCTACACCCCGGTCGGTCCGCACGGTCGCGGCATCGCGCAGGCCGAGCAGCTCCAGGGCAAGGAACTCAGCTACAACAATTACAACGACGCCGACGCCGCGCTCGAACTCTGCGCGGAGTTCCGCGGGCAGGACCCGGCGGTGGTCATCGTCAAGCACGCCAATCCTTGCGGTGTCGCCCAGGCGAACACCCTGCTGGACGCCTGGAATGAAGCGCTTCATTGCGACAGCGTTTCGGCCTTTGGCGGCATCGTCGCGGTCAACACCGAACTCGACGGTCCGACGGCCGAAGCAATCTGCGAAATCTTCACCGAGGTCGTGATCGCTCCGTCGGTCAGCGAGGAAGCCAAGGCTGCCTTCGCCAAGAAGAAGAACCTGCGCCTGCTCGTCACCGGCGAGCTGCCCGATCCGCGCCGCGGGGGGCTGGCAATCAAGCCGATCACCGGCGGCCTCCTCGTCCAGAGCCGCGACAATGGCGCGATCACCGCGGAAGAGCTGAAGGTCGTGACCAAGCGTGCGCCGACCGAGCAGGAATTGAAGGACTGCCTTTTCGCCTGGACCGTCGCGCGCCACGTCAAGTCGAACGCCATCGTCTATGCCAAGGACGGGGCGACTGCGGGTATCGGCGCGGGCCAGATGAACCGCCGTGATTCCAGTCGCATCGCCGCGATGAAGGCCGCCGAGGCTGCCGAGAAATACGGGTGGCCGCAAAGCCGCGCAGTGGGAAGTGCTGTCGCCTCCGACGCCTTCTTCCCCTTCGCCGACGGACTGCTTGCTGCGGCCGAAGCGGGTGCGACGGCGATCATCCAGCCGGGCGGCTCGATCCGCGATGACGAGGTCATTGCCGCTGCCGACGAGGCAGGGCTGGCGATGGTATTCACCGGAATGCGCCACTTCCGCCACTGA
- the rpe gene encoding ribulose-phosphate 3-epimerase gives MTPLISPSILSADFARLGEEVRAIDEAGADWIHVDVMDGHFVPNITIGPAVVKALRPHTDKPFDVHLMIAPIDPYLEAFAEAGADIITVHPEAGPHIHRTVQAIKALGKKAGVVLNPGTPAKMLDYLIDEVDLVLVMSVNPGFGGQSFISSQLRKVEAIRKMIEKSGRPIHLEVDGGVNVETARLCVDAGADVLVAGSATFKGGPANYAANIAALKGGQ, from the coding sequence ATGACTCCACTGATTTCCCCTTCCATCCTCTCGGCCGATTTCGCACGGCTGGGCGAAGAAGTGCGTGCGATCGACGAGGCCGGGGCCGACTGGATCCATGTCGACGTGATGGACGGCCATTTCGTGCCCAATATCACCATCGGCCCGGCCGTGGTGAAGGCGCTGCGTCCCCACACCGACAAGCCCTTCGACGTGCACTTGATGATCGCGCCGATCGACCCCTATCTCGAGGCTTTTGCCGAGGCGGGCGCGGACATCATCACCGTCCATCCCGAAGCGGGGCCGCATATCCACCGCACGGTCCAGGCGATCAAGGCGCTGGGCAAGAAGGCGGGCGTGGTGCTCAATCCGGGCACGCCGGCGAAGATGCTCGACTACCTCATCGACGAGGTCGATCTTGTCCTGGTGATGAGCGTCAATCCCGGCTTCGGCGGGCAGAGCTTCATCTCCAGCCAGCTGCGCAAGGTCGAGGCGATCCGTAAGATGATCGAGAAGAGCGGGCGGCCTATCCATCTCGAGGTCGATGGCGGGGTCAATGTCGAAACCGCGCGCCTGTGCGTCGATGCGGGGGCGGACGTGCTCGTGGCGGGATCGGCGACATTCAAGGGCGGACCGGCAAATTACGCGGCCAACATCGCCGCGCTGAAAGGCGGACAGTGA
- a CDS encoding MmcB family DNA repair protein has protein sequence MTDSALAQAETAASVSRGIARLFARNDIWCIPEMPLRNGRRADLMGVDPKGRIIIVEIKVQRGDLLGDGKWPDYLDFCDRFYWGLPPGLDRSPLEGPDYRPGCCGIIVADGYDGEILRPAPLHPLAAARRKVEVERLARAALRRMTVAIDPHCAPWGTAE, from the coding sequence ATGACGGATTCGGCATTGGCACAGGCGGAAACAGCGGCAAGCGTGTCGCGTGGCATTGCACGGCTGTTCGCCCGCAACGACATCTGGTGCATTCCCGAAATGCCCCTGCGCAACGGCCGCCGCGCCGATCTCATGGGCGTCGACCCCAAGGGTCGGATCATCATCGTAGAGATCAAGGTCCAGCGAGGAGACCTGCTGGGCGATGGCAAGTGGCCCGACTATCTCGACTTTTGCGACCGCTTCTACTGGGGTCTGCCGCCGGGGCTCGATCGTTCTCCGCTGGAGGGGCCCGACTATCGCCCTGGTTGCTGCGGCATCATTGTGGCCGACGGGTATGACGGCGAGATCCTGCGCCCCGCACCACTGCACCCGCTTGCCGCTGCACGCCGCAAGGTCGAGGTCGAACGTCTCGCCCGCGCGGCGCTGCGCCGGATGACCGTTGCCATCGATCCACACTGTGCGCCCTGGGGCACCGCCGAATAG
- the msrA gene encoding peptide-methionine (S)-S-oxide reductase MsrA — translation MRRAASLLAATIAIATAACQGPALAAEKVVEAPAAKRVAKEGKGLKTAVFAGGCFWGVEGVFSHVKGVKGAVSGYHGGTERSASYEVVSSGVTDHAEAVKVTYDPAVIRYDQLLRIFFSVVTDPTQLNRQGPDTGSQYRNALVPMSAEQNAVAKAYLAQLRTAKLWDKPIVTRIERAQGFYPAESYHQDFMLKNPRHGYIVRWDAPKVAALKRLYPSAYSESFQRN, via the coding sequence ATGCGCAGGGCCGCTTCTCTCCTCGCGGCCACCATCGCAATTGCTACGGCTGCCTGCCAGGGCCCGGCGCTTGCCGCCGAGAAAGTGGTCGAGGCGCCCGCGGCAAAACGGGTCGCGAAAGAGGGCAAGGGCCTCAAGACCGCAGTATTCGCCGGTGGCTGTTTCTGGGGCGTGGAGGGCGTCTTCAGCCACGTGAAGGGCGTCAAAGGCGCGGTGTCGGGCTACCACGGCGGGACAGAGCGGTCCGCCAGCTATGAGGTGGTATCGAGCGGCGTCACCGATCATGCCGAAGCGGTGAAGGTGACCTACGATCCTGCCGTGATCCGCTACGACCAGCTGCTGCGCATCTTCTTTTCGGTCGTGACCGACCCCACCCAGCTCAATCGCCAGGGTCCCGATACGGGCAGTCAGTACCGAAATGCCCTGGTCCCGATGTCGGCAGAGCAGAACGCCGTCGCAAAGGCCTACCTTGCCCAGCTGCGAACAGCGAAACTGTGGGACAAGCCGATCGTCACCCGGATCGAGCGTGCGCAGGGGTTCTATCCTGCGGAAAGCTACCACCAGGACTTCATGCTGAAGAACCCGCGTCACGGATATATAGTTCGGTGGGACGCGCCCAAGGTGGCTGCGCTCAAGCGGCTCTACCCCAGTGCCTACAGCGAGAGCTTCCAGCGCAACTAG
- a CDS encoding DUF2141 domain-containing protein, translating to MTKTKLALAGMAGAALAATAIAVPVQAQYRDKISNNPANCSAGAGSAVRVTITDIKESRGTIRVQSYRATKQDWLEKGKWINRMEAPAKAGSMTFCVPVPGPGSYGIAARHDLNGNGKTDIFGDGGAMSNDPSVSVFNLGKPNYKKAAFDVGPGVRSITIEMRYR from the coding sequence ATGACCAAGACGAAACTCGCCCTTGCCGGCATGGCCGGCGCTGCCCTGGCCGCCACGGCAATCGCCGTTCCGGTCCAGGCCCAGTACCGCGACAAGATTTCCAACAATCCCGCCAACTGCAGCGCGGGTGCCGGCTCCGCCGTGCGCGTCACCATCACCGACATCAAGGAATCGCGCGGCACCATCCGCGTGCAGAGCTACCGCGCGACCAAGCAGGACTGGCTGGAGAAGGGCAAGTGGATCAATCGCATGGAGGCACCGGCAAAAGCCGGCAGCATGACCTTCTGCGTTCCCGTCCCCGGACCCGGGTCCTATGGCATCGCCGCAAGGCACGATCTGAACGGCAACGGCAAGACCGACATCTTCGGCGATGGCGGCGCCATGTCGAACGACCCGAGCGTCAGCGTCTTCAACTTGGGCAAGCCGAACTACAAGAAGGCCGCTTTCGACGTCGGCCCTGGCGTGCGCTCGATCACCATCGAGATGCGCTACCGCTGA
- a CDS encoding PqqD family protein yields the protein MAIPRKLTANFVATEVDDETLIVDLDGGFLFSLSGTARAVWHAIDGVSDAALIAESMAIAHDGDVRLIADDIDELLSDLERAALVELV from the coding sequence ATGGCGATTCCCCGCAAGCTGACCGCGAACTTCGTCGCGACCGAGGTCGACGACGAGACTCTGATCGTCGATCTCGACGGCGGTTTCCTGTTCTCGCTGTCGGGCACGGCCCGCGCCGTCTGGCATGCGATCGACGGCGTATCGGATGCTGCGCTCATCGCCGAAAGCATGGCGATTGCCCATGATGGAGATGTGCGCCTGATCGCAGACGATATCGATGAGCTACTCTCCGACCTCGAACGGGCTGCATTGGTCGAATTGGTATGA
- a CDS encoding Fur family transcriptional regulator — translation MAGHSHAHKEHEGAALIDAARSTLIDSGEQWTGMRQSVFEELAKHDKPASAYDIADNLSAARGKRVAPNSVYRILDLFVRTNLANRIESANAYLVNTHPGCRHDCIFLICDDCGKATHIDDERVTGALREAGKDAGFTDVRPVVELRGLCDDCAA, via the coding sequence ATGGCAGGACATTCCCACGCTCACAAGGAACACGAGGGCGCTGCCCTCATCGATGCGGCCCGCAGCACGTTGATCGACAGCGGCGAGCAATGGACCGGCATGCGTCAATCCGTGTTCGAGGAACTGGCCAAGCACGACAAGCCGGCCAGTGCCTACGATATCGCCGACAACCTTTCCGCTGCCCGCGGCAAGCGTGTCGCGCCAAACAGCGTCTACCGCATCCTCGACCTCTTCGTGCGCACCAACCTTGCCAACCGGATCGAGAGCGCCAACGCCTATCTCGTCAACACCCACCCCGGGTGCAGGCACGACTGCATCTTCCTGATCTGCGACGATTGCGGGAAGGCGACCCACATCGACGACGAGCGCGTGACCGGCGCCCTGCGCGAGGCGGGCAAGGATGCCGGTTTTACCGACGTGCGCCCTGTGGTCGAACTGCGCGGTCTATGCGACGATTGCGCTGCCTGA
- a CDS encoding VOC family protein, with protein sequence MSLPPLSPPIAFVLTANRSLSKPFYSKILGLPLLGEDDFAVAFDLGHGAMLRLTDMASHIPSPHTVLGWRVEDIAATMADLTAKGVAFQVYDGMGQDENGVWSAGPVKVAWFLDPEGNNLSISQFD encoded by the coding sequence ATGTCGCTGCCTCCGCTTTCGCCACCGATTGCGTTCGTGCTTACCGCTAATCGCTCGCTGTCCAAGCCGTTCTATTCGAAGATTCTCGGCCTGCCTTTGCTTGGCGAAGATGATTTCGCCGTCGCTTTCGATCTGGGGCACGGAGCGATGCTGCGCCTCACAGACATGGCCAGCCACATACCCTCACCGCATACTGTCCTGGGCTGGCGGGTGGAGGACATTGCCGCGACCATGGCGGACCTCACGGCAAAGGGCGTCGCGTTTCAGGTCTATGATGGGATGGGCCAGGACGAGAACGGCGTCTGGTCGGCAGGACCGGTCAAGGTCGCCTGGTTCCTCGACCCCGAAGGCAACAACCTCTCGATATCGCAGTTCGACTGA
- a CDS encoding ABC transporter ATP-binding protein — MNRFLVSLLSYAGGKRVAGFVMLAAIAAATEGFGLVLIVPLLASLGGGENLIPGFPDWSLGVLLAIFVGLVTLRALVDAWRGLAAFDLQVRLVDGLRSEAVAALLGAEWRVLAAMRQSANRALLITSVDRAGEAVGHATAFVRSLVALLALLVAGLFLSPPFALSMLVAAALAVALFAGTRRTARSLGEALSVRYEQVYLRLEETLSSIRIVKSYGREADEAVRVSVAFSDLRRAERQYLRQSAFARSVLQVAAAILLAIFLWLAVERWGVRPAHLITFAAIAVRGIPLLEALQEGWQGWNHAAPAIAEAQDLIAGVEAVAEMPAEACPPMQESIALSSASVSHAGGRAALDGVTLSIPRGSITAVEGPSGAGKSTLADLLGGLISPDTGQMLLDGRGFSPAQRHGWRARVAYVQQEPVLFTGTVRSNLLWAKPDASDAECERALDRAAARFVADLPDGLDYQLGEGGRNLSGGERHRIALARALLREPDLLILDEATSAVDPESERLIAGAVAALAGSCTVLIIGHRGALVDVASLRFHLRGGRLQEA, encoded by the coding sequence ATGAACCGGTTCCTGGTCTCGCTCCTGTCCTACGCCGGTGGCAAACGCGTCGCCGGCTTCGTCATGCTGGCCGCAATTGCAGCCGCGACCGAGGGCTTCGGCCTGGTCCTGATCGTCCCGTTGCTGGCATCGCTCGGCGGAGGCGAGAACCTCATTCCCGGCTTCCCCGACTGGTCGCTTGGCGTTCTGCTGGCGATTTTCGTGGGACTGGTAACGCTAAGAGCCCTTGTCGATGCGTGGCGCGGGCTCGCCGCCTTCGATCTCCAGGTGCGCCTCGTCGACGGTCTCCGCAGTGAGGCCGTGGCCGCCCTGCTCGGAGCGGAATGGCGTGTGCTTGCGGCGATGCGACAGAGCGCCAATCGCGCTTTGCTGATAACTTCGGTAGACCGCGCCGGCGAGGCGGTGGGCCATGCCACGGCGTTCGTCCGCAGTCTCGTTGCCCTGCTCGCCCTGCTGGTAGCCGGGCTGTTTCTGTCGCCACCCTTCGCGCTTTCCATGCTCGTTGCCGCAGCGCTGGCCGTTGCTCTCTTCGCTGGAACGCGGCGTACGGCGCGCTCGCTCGGCGAGGCGCTTTCGGTACGTTACGAGCAAGTCTACCTGAGGCTTGAGGAAACCCTGTCCAGCATCCGCATAGTGAAGAGCTATGGCAGGGAGGCTGACGAGGCAGTCCGTGTCAGTGTGGCCTTCTCCGACCTGCGCAGAGCGGAGCGGCAGTATCTTCGCCAGTCGGCCTTCGCGCGCTCGGTCCTACAAGTGGCAGCAGCAATCCTCCTGGCGATCTTCCTCTGGCTGGCGGTCGAGCGCTGGGGTGTGCGGCCGGCCCACCTCATCACCTTCGCAGCAATTGCCGTGCGCGGCATTCCCCTGCTCGAAGCCTTGCAGGAAGGTTGGCAGGGATGGAACCACGCCGCACCTGCCATTGCGGAGGCGCAGGACCTTATCGCCGGCGTCGAGGCTGTTGCCGAGATGCCTGCCGAGGCCTGTCCGCCGATGCAGGAAAGCATTGCCTTGTCCTCGGCCAGCGTCTCGCACGCTGGAGGCCGCGCGGCGCTCGATGGTGTCACGCTCTCGATCCCGCGTGGCAGCATCACAGCCGTCGAGGGTCCCTCGGGCGCGGGCAAGAGCACGCTCGCGGATCTCCTCGGTGGCCTGATTTCCCCTGACACCGGCCAGATGCTGCTTGATGGGCGCGGATTTTCACCGGCTCAGAGGCATGGCTGGCGGGCGCGGGTCGCCTACGTCCAGCAGGAGCCGGTCCTGTTCACCGGTACCGTGAGATCCAACCTGCTCTGGGCGAAGCCCGATGCCAGCGACGCGGAGTGCGAACGCGCACTGGATCGGGCGGCAGCGCGCTTCGTGGCAGACCTGCCCGATGGCCTCGATTACCAGCTGGGAGAAGGGGGGCGAAACCTGTCGGGCGGCGAGCGGCACAGGATCGCCCTTGCCCGCGCATTGCTGCGCGAGCCCGACCTCCTGATCCTCGACGAGGCAACCAGCGCGGTCGATCCGGAGAGCGAGCGCCTCATCGCCGGAGCTGTGGCTGCCCTCGCGGGTTCGTGCACCGTCCTCATCATCGGCCATCGCGGCGCGCTGGTTGACGTGGCGAGCCTGCGTTTCCATCTGCGCGGTGGGCGGCTGCAGGAAGCATGA
- a CDS encoding heparinase II/III family protein produces MARTLLREAKGASPAAASPALPLGDADEPLVVTRTDETLADAVPLEPARSLVLSDFQPPHAGAVDSMLRWAYRLGIPGSVLASPLRKPAAPRLLGTVASALNGDRASGMALRAGQFLVHGLKAPVDKVDFASSAPLTPPFLRAVHGFTWLRDLAASGPREECSGIGEKLLKKWLAANPEPAKGAAWTVEHAGLRLLAWLTHAPLILSGDAKLRARALEQFEATARWLDRQVARAEDRLGQVAGWCAIVAAGLLLPDGRARRLYGEAGLLRALGELVSDDGGVLSRSPLAQMEAIALLIDLKACYAAVNRDPPQALDTMIGLLVPPLLTLRMGDRALGSWQGSGATSASRLDALVSASGVRARPAKDMRHWGYQRVDAGKAVLVLDAAPPPRARHARFGCASTLAFELSHGEQRLIVNCGGAELAGGQTPIRIEQGLRGTAAHSTLVLDEANSTAVLIKGQIGKGVEEVDVARTTVKQRGRDATRLEAVHNGYAARHGLMHRRILLLSADGEELRGEDLLEPSGRKGQRGKIGFAIRFHLGYGIEAGLSEDKRGVGLALPDGSYWQFRLGGDSGEAEIGLEDSLWVDGQGRPRATRQIVVEGLTPRSGGRFPWLLKRMG; encoded by the coding sequence ATGGCGCGCACCCTCCTCCGCGAGGCGAAGGGTGCCTCGCCTGCTGCGGCTTCCCCGGCGCTCCCGCTGGGCGATGCGGATGAGCCGCTGGTCGTCACCCGCACCGACGAAACGCTGGCCGATGCCGTACCGCTCGAACCTGCCCGTTCGCTCGTACTTTCCGATTTCCAGCCGCCGCACGCGGGGGCCGTCGACAGCATGCTGCGCTGGGCTTACCGCCTCGGCATACCCGGGTCGGTGCTGGCCTCGCCACTGCGCAAGCCGGCTGCCCCGCGCCTGCTCGGCACGGTGGCAAGCGCGCTCAACGGAGATCGGGCGTCGGGAATGGCCCTGCGTGCGGGCCAGTTCCTCGTCCACGGACTAAAGGCTCCCGTCGACAAAGTCGATTTCGCCAGCAGCGCGCCGCTCACGCCCCCCTTCCTGCGCGCCGTGCACGGTTTCACCTGGCTGCGCGACCTTGCCGCCAGCGGCCCGCGCGAAGAATGCTCCGGCATCGGCGAGAAGCTGCTCAAGAAATGGCTCGCCGCTAACCCCGAGCCGGCCAAGGGTGCCGCCTGGACCGTCGAACATGCAGGCCTTCGCCTGCTCGCATGGCTCACCCATGCGCCGTTGATCCTGTCGGGCGATGCCAAGCTCCGCGCCCGCGCACTGGAGCAATTCGAAGCGACCGCCCGCTGGCTCGACCGGCAGGTTGCCCGGGCGGAGGACCGGCTGGGCCAAGTCGCGGGATGGTGCGCCATCGTGGCTGCAGGGCTGCTGCTGCCCGATGGTCGTGCGCGTCGTCTCTATGGCGAGGCGGGCCTTCTGCGCGCGCTAGGCGAACTGGTCAGCGACGATGGCGGCGTTCTCTCGCGCAGCCCGCTGGCGCAAATGGAAGCCATCGCCCTGCTGATCGATCTCAAGGCTTGCTATGCCGCAGTGAACCGCGACCCGCCGCAGGCGCTCGACACGATGATCGGCCTGCTCGTGCCGCCGCTCCTCACCTTGCGCATGGGCGACCGCGCGCTCGGCAGCTGGCAGGGTTCGGGCGCTACTTCGGCCTCGCGCCTCGACGCGCTGGTCTCTGCAAGCGGGGTGCGCGCACGCCCAGCCAAGGACATGCGCCACTGGGGCTACCAGCGCGTCGATGCCGGCAAGGCCGTTCTGGTCCTCGATGCCGCGCCACCCCCGCGGGCCCGCCACGCGCGTTTCGGCTGCGCTTCCACGCTTGCGTTCGAGCTGTCGCATGGCGAGCAGCGCCTGATCGTCAATTGCGGTGGTGCCGAACTCGCAGGTGGCCAGACCCCGATCCGCATCGAGCAAGGGCTGCGTGGCACGGCGGCCCATTCGACGCTCGTGCTCGACGAAGCGAATTCGACCGCGGTCCTGATCAAGGGCCAGATCGGCAAGGGCGTCGAGGAAGTCGACGTCGCCCGCACGACCGTGAAGCAGCGCGGCCGCGACGCGACGCGGCTGGAGGCGGTGCATAACGGCTATGCCGCGCGCCACGGGCTGATGCACCGGCGCATCCTCCTGCTTTCCGCCGACGGGGAAGAGCTCCGCGGCGAGGACCTGCTCGAGCCTTCGGGTCGCAAGGGGCAGCGCGGCAAGATCGGCTTCGCCATCCGCTTCCACCTCGGATACGGGATCGAGGCGGGCCTGTCGGAAGACAAGCGCGGCGTGGGCCTCGCACTTCCCGACGGAAGCTACTGGCAATTCCGCCTCGGAGGCGATAGCGGCGAGGCCGAAATCGGACTCGAGGACAGCCTGTGGGTCGACGGGCAGGGCCGCCCGCGCGCCACACGCCAGATCGTGGTCGAAGGACTGACGCCGCGCAGCGGGGGACGCTTCCCCTGGCTGCTCAAACGAATGGGATAG
- a CDS encoding diacylglycerol/lipid kinase family protein — protein sequence MDRTIYRFDQLQMNAFGGEGERMPARAAGRARVVRPRIGVIYNPRSHRNRGQDLDCTQGADITVAQPKQREDIATALAEFAERGIDYLIINGGDGTVRDVLTMGQGVFGANWPALAILPKGKTNALNVDLGAPAGWNLADAIAAYGDGKRIVRRPLEVVREGAGEPPMIGFIFGAGGFTLGVETGQDAHKLGFFNSLAVGVSGAWGLAQALFGSDENKWRRGTGMVLEYLPSREPVPRSRHGNQQRRAFLLSSTLRKMPGGIQLFGPERDGLKLCLLDKPLRRIIVSAPAILFGWRPAWLGEAGFHQLDAEAFSVDIDEAVILDGEAFPPGRYIIGQGPELTFVTP from the coding sequence ATGGACCGCACGATTTACCGTTTCGACCAGCTCCAGATGAACGCCTTCGGCGGCGAGGGCGAGCGCATGCCTGCGCGTGCCGCGGGAAGGGCAAGGGTTGTGCGGCCGCGGATCGGGGTCATCTACAATCCCCGCAGCCACCGCAACCGCGGGCAGGACCTTGATTGCACGCAGGGTGCGGACATTACCGTTGCCCAGCCCAAGCAGCGCGAGGACATAGCGACCGCGCTTGCCGAATTCGCCGAGCGTGGCATCGATTATCTCATCATCAACGGCGGCGACGGAACGGTGCGCGATGTGCTCACCATGGGCCAGGGCGTCTTCGGGGCGAACTGGCCGGCGCTCGCCATCTTACCCAAGGGCAAGACCAATGCGCTGAACGTGGACCTTGGCGCACCCGCGGGATGGAATCTTGCCGATGCCATCGCAGCCTATGGCGATGGCAAGCGCATCGTTCGCCGCCCGCTCGAGGTGGTTCGCGAGGGTGCTGGCGAGCCGCCGATGATCGGCTTCATCTTCGGCGCCGGCGGTTTCACGCTGGGCGTAGAGACGGGGCAGGATGCGCACAAGCTCGGCTTCTTCAATAGCCTCGCGGTGGGCGTGTCGGGCGCATGGGGCCTCGCGCAGGCGCTGTTCGGCAGTGACGAGAACAAGTGGCGTCGCGGGACCGGAATGGTGCTCGAATACCTGCCTTCGCGCGAACCGGTGCCGCGCTCGCGGCATGGCAATCAGCAGCGCAGGGCGTTCCTGCTGTCGTCGACCCTGCGCAAGATGCCTGGCGGCATCCAGCTTTTCGGGCCCGAGCGTGACGGGCTGAAACTGTGCCTGCTCGACAAGCCGCTGCGCCGGATCATCGTGTCCGCACCTGCTATCCTCTTCGGCTGGCGACCGGCCTGGCTGGGCGAAGCAGGCTTCCACCAGCTGGACGCGGAAGCGTTCTCGGTCGACATCGACGAGGCGGTAATCCTTGATGGCGAGGCTTTCCCGCCGGGCCGCTACATCATCGGGCAAGGTCCGGAACTGACCTTCGTCACCCCGTGA